Part of the Chloroflexota bacterium genome is shown below.
TATCGGGAGATACCCTTTTCCCGGGAGGGCCGGGCAAGACGGGAACACCCGCCGACTTCGCACAGGTTGTAAAATCGATAACGGATAAGATTTTCACGCTGAATGATAATACGCCGGTTTATCCAGGACACGGAGAGCCAACCACTATAAAGAAGGAAAAAGAAGAATTTAAAATCTTCTCCTCACGCCCACGCGACCCCAACCTCTGTGGTGATGTGCTCTGGCTTTCGTCCTAATAATGGATTCAGCTACCAGAGGATTTCCTCACGGTGAAAGGCCTCGGCGAGCTCGTATTCCGTTCCCTTGGCCCTGTCTTTTGCCCACTGCCTCATCCTTTCCTCCAGGTCCGGAAAACGGCTGTTGCCTACCTGGCTTTCGTGACAGCGCAGTGCCTCCAGCTTGATATGAAAGGTATCCGTGATATCGGAGCGGTGATTGATATTGTCGATGATGGTCCACATCCAGACCTCTTTCACCCGGTGTGGCTTGAGCCCTTCTTCCAGCAGGTCGGGATAGGCAAGATGGTCTCTGGCTAATGGGAAAACGGCGTCCAGTACCACCTGCCCGGTAACTCTGTGGTCACGGTGCCAGATATACCGGCGATACGGGTCAGCCGAGACGACGATGTCGGGTCGGTACATCCTTATCAGCCGGACGATTTCCTTGCGGAACTCGGGCGTATCTTCCAGGCTCTGGTCTGCGTGGCGCAGGAAAATAACCTCTCTCACGCCGAGCACTTCAGCGGCACAGCGTTGCTCACGCTCTCGAATTTCAGCCAGGGCCTCCGGCTTTACGCTGTAATCACTGGTACCCTTGTCACCGTTGGTGCAGACAACGTAGACAACTTCCTTACCTTCCGCCACCCATTTGACCACGGTGCCCGCTACGCCAAACTCGGCGTCATCCGGGTGCGGTGTGATGACAAGGACATCGGCTTTTTTAACTGACATTGGGGAATCTCCTTGTTTCCGAGGTACTAATTAGCATTGTATAACATCGGGGTACTTGATACAATTTTGGGATAGGAATATGCCATAATGAGCCAGCAGACCTACAACATCAGAAATTACCGGCCCTCAGATTTCGATGAATACGTAAACTTACACATTGAAGCAGAGAAGATAGACCGGTCGGGGCTCTGTACTTCACGGCAAACACTCCGGGAATATTTGGAGCGACCTCTCTATAACCCGGAAAAAGACCTTTTTATCGCCGAGTCATCAGGGAAAATCGTTGGCTTCCTGAATATTAAGACGGAAATGATCACCCGCCGGGTGCTGCTTGATTGCCTGGTGCATCCCCAGCATCGGCACAAAGGTCTGGCGAAGCGACTTCTTGAGCAGGTTACACAACGCGCCAGAGAGCTAGAGGTCGAGGTAATGCACGTCAATGTTTTGGAGGCAAATACCGCCGCCCGGGAGATACTCTCCAGGTTTGGCTTCAGCATAGTCCGGCAGTTCCTCGAAATGAGCCTTTCTTTATCCGAGGCAAAGCTGCCGGATACGTTAAACAGTGAATTCACTCTGCGCTACCTTCAGCAAGGCGAGGAAAAAAGACTGGCTGACGTCCAGAATTGCTGCTTCACCGATACCTGGGGTTTCAATCCGAATACGCCGCAAGAGATTGCCTACGCTTTAAACCTGAGCGGTGCCTCAGCAGAAGACGTTGTCCTCATATATGATGGTGCTCGACCTGTCGGATACTGCTGGACTAAGATAAACTGTGAAAAGAGTACGGAAACGGGGAAGGAAAAGGGACGCATCTTTATGCTTGGCGTCGACCCTGATTACCGCAGCAGGGGCATCGGCAGGCTGGCGCTACAGGCAGGACTGTCTTACCTCGAAGATAAGAGCATTAGAGTTGCGGAATTAACCGTGGACAGCGAGAACCCGGCGGCCTTTTCACTCTATAAATCTTTCGGCTTTCAAGTTACGGCACGTAGCTTATACTATGAAAAGCAGGTTGATTAGCCGGCTCCGTCTGTTCCGTTCGCCAGGAGCGCACGGCACTCTCTGGCTACAGCCCCGGCGATATTCGGCCAGCTAAACGGCTCCAGCGAAGACCGCATTATCGATGCCAGATGCCCATTGTCATCTGAGCGCGATAGTGCCAGCTTTATCTCGTCCGCCAGCCTGCTGGGCTCATTGTCATTGACCAGGAAACCGGTCTCACCATGCCTGATAATGTTTTCCGCTCCGCCCACTTTCGTCGCCACCACGGGGGTGCCGCAGGCAAGCGATTCCAGCGCTACCAGGCCGAAGCTTTCATAATATGACGGGACAACGCAGACATCGGCCGCACTGTAGAGAAGTGGCAAATCAGACTGCTTCATCAAGCCCAGAAAGTCGACCGAGTCCCCTATCCGGAGCTCCTCTGCCAGCTTCCTCAGTCGTTCGATTTCATGTCGACTGTTCCCCCCACCACCAACGATTAGAAGTCGCGGCCGACAACCATTCTGAAGATAGGTCATAGCCATCATCAACCGGTCGATGCCCTTTAGCGGTTCAATGCGCCCGACGAATATAATGGTCTTATCATCATTCAGACCAAGTTGTTTTTTGGCCTCTACCCTGTCCATCGGTCTGAACATATCCATATTTACGCCGCAGGGGATGACTTTGACTCTTTCCGCCGAAGCACTGTAGTGCCGTATCAGGTCTGCCTTTTCTTTTTCGGTAGCAGCAATAATGCGACTACAATCGCTGATGACGGAGCGTTCTGTTTTGATGCGGAGCTCAGGCTCTTTTTCCCCAACGCCGACCGCGTTTTTCACCGCGCCCAGGGTATGGAACATGATCATGTGAGGCACCCGCCACCATTTCTGCAGATGCTTTCCCGCCCAGGCTGACAACCAGTAATGGCTGTAAACCAGGTCGTAGTGCAGGTGGTTACGTTTGCGGAAATCCTCAAGGCGCCTGGCAAAATCAGGGAGGTGGGGGTATACTGCCAGCTTGTGTATTTCTTCATCCTCGCCCGCCCTGAGATGAATGAGGCGAGCATTCTGTCCCAGCTCATATATTATCTTGTCCTTGGAGTCGTGAACTCTGGTATATATATCAACCCGATGCCCCAGTTTGCCCAGCTCACGTGCCAGCTCCAGGACGTAGACGCTCATGCCGCCAGTGTCTTTGGTGCCCAGCTTGCCCACCGGACAGCTGTGCGCACTGAGCATGGCAATCTTGAGTGATTTTTCGCTTGGCAAAATATTTCTCTCCTTGTACCTCTATTTAATCGTTACCCGGCAATTGTACAGTCTGATTTCACTGCCCCCAAGCTGGTATTTATACTTCTCGGCGCCCTTGAGAAAATCCCATTTCTTTCTGCCCCGATTGATGCTCTCCTTGATACAGAGAACCTTGGAAAGCAAACCAACGCTCAGGGAATCGTACTGGGGGTCGTAGGCGCTGTTATAAAGATACATCACCTGGTTGCAGTCAAAGCCCATGATCATGGCCGCCGGCTGCGCCTCCACTTCAAGGATACCATATCGCAGCAGTTTGATTCCCGCCATAGCTTCAGCCAGCGCTCGGAAAAACGTCTCTATCTGAGCTGTCATGAAATCCGCCTTTTCCTCA
Proteins encoded:
- a CDS encoding PIG-L family deacetylase, with product MSVKKADVLVITPHPDDAEFGVAGTVVKWVAEGKEVVYVVCTNGDKGTSDYSVKPEALAEIREREQRCAAEVLGVREVIFLRHADQSLEDTPEFRKEIVRLIRMYRPDIVVSADPYRRYIWHRDHRVTGQVVLDAVFPLARDHLAYPDLLEEGLKPHRVKEVWMWTIIDNINHRSDITDTFHIKLEALRCHESQVGNSRFPDLEERMRQWAKDRAKGTEYELAEAFHREEILW
- a CDS encoding GNAT family N-acetyltransferase; its protein translation is MSQQTYNIRNYRPSDFDEYVNLHIEAEKIDRSGLCTSRQTLREYLERPLYNPEKDLFIAESSGKIVGFLNIKTEMITRRVLLDCLVHPQHRHKGLAKRLLEQVTQRARELEVEVMHVNVLEANTAAREILSRFGFSIVRQFLEMSLSLSEAKLPDTLNSEFTLRYLQQGEEKRLADVQNCCFTDTWGFNPNTPQEIAYALNLSGASAEDVVLIYDGARPVGYCWTKINCEKSTETGKEKGRIFMLGVDPDYRSRGIGRLALQAGLSYLEDKSIRVAELTVDSENPAAFSLYKSFGFQVTARSLYYEKQVD
- a CDS encoding glycosyltransferase, with amino-acid sequence MPSEKSLKIAMLSAHSCPVGKLGTKDTGGMSVYVLELARELGKLGHRVDIYTRVHDSKDKIIYELGQNARLIHLRAGEDEEIHKLAVYPHLPDFARRLEDFRKRNHLHYDLVYSHYWLSAWAGKHLQKWWRVPHMIMFHTLGAVKNAVGVGEKEPELRIKTERSVISDCSRIIAATEKEKADLIRHYSASAERVKVIPCGVNMDMFRPMDRVEAKKQLGLNDDKTIIFVGRIEPLKGIDRLMMAMTYLQNGCRPRLLIVGGGGNSRHEIERLRKLAEELRIGDSVDFLGLMKQSDLPLLYSAADVCVVPSYYESFGLVALESLACGTPVVATKVGGAENIIRHGETGFLVNDNEPSRLADEIKLALSRSDDNGHLASIMRSSLEPFSWPNIAGAVARECRALLANGTDGAG